CGACGCCGGCCTTCTCGGCCGGGTTCCACAGCGGCTCCATGTCCTCGACCGGGCGCGGCAGCGGGCCGCGCTGGCCGCGCTGCATGCCCAGGAAGCGCTGCTGGATCGAGGTGAACAGATGCCGGGCCTGTTCGTCGCTGTCGGCCACGATCACGTTCAGGCCGACCATCGCCCGCGGCTCGGGATGACGGGCGCTGGGGCGGTACTGGGCGCGATAGAGCTCCAGCGCCTGCATCAGCAGCTCCGGCGCGAAATGCGAGGCGAAGGCAAAGGGCAGGCCCAGATAGGCGGCCAGCTGCGCGCTGTAGAGGCTGGAGCCCAGCAGCCAGATCGGCACCTCGGTGCCCTGGCCGGGGATCGCGCGCACGACCTGACCCTCGCGGGCCGGGCCCAGATAGGCCTGCAGTTCCAGCACATCCTCGGGGAAGCGGTCCTCGGCGGCGCTGCTCAAGTGGCGGCGCAGCGCGCGCATCGTCGGTCCGTCGGTGCCGGGCGCGCGGCCCAGGCCCAGGTCGATGCGGCCGGGGAACAGGGTGGCCAGGGTGCCGAACTGCTCGGCGATCGTCAGCGGCGCATGGTTGGGCAGCATGATGCCGCCGGAGCCGACGCGGATGCGCTCGGTCGCCTGCGCGATCTGGCCGATCAGCACCGCGGTGGCCGAGCTGGCCACGCCGTCCATATTGTGGTGCTCGGCGACCCAGAAGCGCCGGTAGCCCAGGCCTTCGGCATGGCGGGCCAGGGCCACGCTGTTGCGCAGCGCGGTCGCGGCATCGCTGCCCTCGACGATGGGGGCGAGATCGAGGATGGAGAGAGGAATCTGGGTCGACATGATGGGCCGCAGTCTAGGACCGCCCCCGCCGCCGTGTTCGGCGTCGGGTTTTTGGGTTCTGTGCTAGCTAGCCCGCCAGCTGCGGCGCCACATAGGGCAGGCGGAACACGAAGCGGCAGCCCTCGCCGGGGCGGCTGCTCAGCTCCACCTTGCCGCCCAGCACATCGTTGACGATGTTGTAGACGATGTTCAGTCCCAGGCCGGTGCCGCCGCGGCCCAGCTTGGTGGTGAAGAAGGGGTCGAAGGCGCGCCGCCGCACCTCCTCGCTCATGCCGCGGCCATCGTCCTCGATCACCAGCTCGAAGCCCTCGTCGGACAGTGGCCGGGCGCGGATGCGCAGCAGGCCGCCGTCGCGCCCGTCGAAGGCATGCATCAGCGCGTTCTGCAGCAGGTTGGACAAGACCTGACCCAGTGGGCCGGGGTAGCTGTCGAGCTGGCGTGGCAGCTCGGCGATCTCGGTCTCGATGCGGTAGGGCGTGCTCTTCCAGCGCGCCCGCGCCAGGCCCAGCACATCGCCGACGACATCCTGCAGCGGGAAGCTGCGGCGCTGCTCGCTGGTCTGGTCGACCGAGAGCTGCTTGAAATGCTGCACCAGTTCGCAGGCGCTGGTCAGGCCGCGCAGCAGGATGTCGCTGGCGGTGCCGACATCGTGCAGATAGGCCTCCAGGCCGGAGCGGCGGATCGAGCCGGTCTGCAGCTGGCCGGCGATCTCGCGGCTGCGGCCCTCCAGGGTCGAGGCGGTGGTCAGGCAGTTGCCCAGCGGCGTGTTCAGCTCATGGGCCACGCCGGCCACCAGCGAGCCGAGCGCGGCCATGCGTTCGGCCCGCATCAGCTCCTCCTGCGCATGCTGCAGGGTCTCCAGCGTCTCGCCCAGCTCGGCGGTGCGGGCCGCGACGCGCTGCTCCAGCTCGGCGTTCAGGTTGCGCAGCGCGCGCTCGGCGCTCAGCTGCGCGCTGATGTCGCGCGCCACGCCGAGGAAGCCGACCAGTTGGCCGTCGCGGTCATAGACGCCGCTGACGGTCAGCGAGGCCTC
This genomic stretch from Roseateles sp. DAIF2 harbors:
- a CDS encoding LLM class flavin-dependent oxidoreductase, yielding MSTQIPLSILDLAPIVEGSDAATALRNSVALARHAEGLGYRRFWVAEHHNMDGVASSATAVLIGQIAQATERIRVGSGGIMLPNHAPLTIAEQFGTLATLFPGRIDLGLGRAPGTDGPTMRALRRHLSSAAEDRFPEDVLELQAYLGPAREGQVVRAIPGQGTEVPIWLLGSSLYSAQLAAYLGLPFAFASHFAPELLMQALELYRAQYRPSARHPEPRAMVGLNVIVADSDEQARHLFTSIQQRFLGMQRGQRGPLPRPVEDMEPLWNPAEKAGVARMLAESVVGSPATVRAGLQATLERTGADEFIVASAVHDFGARLRSYELLAGQAGGAASA